Proteins encoded by one window of Gordonia jinghuaiqii:
- a CDS encoding AfsR/SARP family transcriptional regulator gives MVCLTLLGPVDIPGKAGVPRPQFGTPRLRCLLAALALRANAVADVDWLAEILWADTPPANPESGVHNLVFRLRSTVARRQADDRLRIVTTAPGYTLLVDRAEIDSLLFTDTVGRAAGIVSSEPQLSVGMLDDAEKLWRGTPFGEFSDSVWARAEVQALLERRVRGAETAADALVALGRPADAYEKLIPFVEEHPYREGLHLRVMTALWRMDRAADALDAYQRLRRRLATDIGTDPARSVSDLHTRILAGETAGRSRR, from the coding sequence ATGGTCTGCCTCACACTGCTGGGCCCGGTGGACATACCGGGCAAAGCGGGTGTGCCTCGACCGCAGTTCGGCACACCGCGTCTCCGGTGTCTGCTCGCGGCGCTGGCGTTGCGTGCCAATGCGGTCGCCGACGTGGACTGGCTGGCCGAGATCCTGTGGGCCGACACTCCGCCGGCCAATCCCGAGTCGGGCGTCCACAACCTCGTCTTCCGGCTGCGCAGCACGGTGGCTCGGCGCCAGGCCGATGACCGCCTCCGAATCGTCACCACCGCACCGGGTTACACCCTCCTCGTCGACCGCGCCGAGATCGACTCGCTGCTGTTCACCGACACCGTGGGACGAGCCGCGGGCATCGTCTCGTCCGAGCCGCAGCTCTCGGTCGGAATGCTTGACGACGCCGAAAAGCTTTGGCGAGGAACGCCGTTCGGCGAGTTCTCGGATTCGGTCTGGGCTCGCGCCGAGGTGCAGGCGCTTCTCGAGCGGCGGGTCCGTGGAGCAGAAACGGCGGCTGACGCCCTGGTGGCACTCGGGCGTCCGGCCGACGCATACGAGAAACTGATTCCCTTCGTCGAGGAGCATCCGTACCGGGAGGGGTTACATCTGCGGGTGATGACTGCACTGTGGCGCATGGATCGGGCGGCGGACGCGCTCGACGCCTATCAGCGGCTCCGCCGGCGGTTGGCGACCGACATCGGCACCGATCCGGCACGGTCGGTCAGCGACCTGCACACCCGCATCCTGGCGGGGGAGACCGCCGGGCGGTCGAGGCGCTGA
- a CDS encoding ABC transporter substrate-binding protein: protein MLLVLVFAVTGCVDNEARESANQVTPIDVDVAKVPDIAALVPPEIARTGRLVVGVNVPYQPNEYKDASGKIVGYDVDLMNAVAKVLGLTPVYKESQFDTIIPSVQAGTYQVGMSSFTDTLEREKQVDFVTYYSAGVQWAQGADNDDDIDPDNACGLRVAVQTTTYEDTDEIPAKSEACVAAGKPAIDKVKFDSQDEAVNALILGRVDAMSADSPVTAYAIKRTKGRLKPAGPVFDSAPYGWAVRKGSSLALAMQRAVQYLMDNGQYEEIAANWGLEEGAIDVSEINGAVS, encoded by the coding sequence ATGCTGCTGGTACTTGTGTTCGCGGTGACCGGGTGCGTGGACAACGAGGCGCGCGAGAGCGCCAACCAGGTCACCCCGATCGACGTCGACGTCGCGAAGGTGCCCGACATCGCCGCGCTCGTTCCGCCGGAGATCGCACGGACCGGGCGCCTCGTCGTCGGGGTGAACGTGCCCTACCAGCCCAACGAGTACAAGGACGCGTCCGGCAAGATCGTCGGTTACGACGTCGACCTGATGAACGCCGTCGCCAAGGTCCTGGGACTGACCCCGGTGTACAAGGAGTCGCAGTTCGACACGATCATCCCGTCGGTGCAGGCCGGTACCTACCAGGTGGGTATGTCCTCGTTCACCGACACCCTCGAGCGTGAGAAGCAGGTCGACTTCGTCACCTACTACAGCGCGGGGGTGCAGTGGGCTCAGGGCGCCGACAACGACGACGACATCGATCCCGACAACGCCTGCGGACTGCGCGTCGCCGTGCAGACCACCACCTATGAGGACACCGACGAGATCCCGGCCAAGAGCGAGGCCTGCGTCGCGGCGGGCAAGCCGGCGATCGACAAGGTGAAGTTCGACAGTCAGGACGAGGCGGTCAACGCGTTGATCCTGGGTCGCGTCGACGCGATGTCGGCCGATTCGCCGGTCACCGCCTACGCGATCAAACGCACCAAGGGCCGGTTGAAGCCTGCCGGCCCGGTGTTCGACTCCGCCCCCTACGGGTGGGCCGTACGCAAGGGTTCATCCTTGGCGCTCGCGATGCAGCGAGCCGTGCAATACCTCATGGACAACGGACAGTATGAAGAGATCGCGGCCAACTGGGGCCTGGAAGAGGGCGCAATCGATGTCTCCGAGATCAACGGCGCGGTGAGCTGA
- a CDS encoding amino acid ABC transporter permease, which translates to MTTPQIATTPADDPEPIKAVPLRRPGQWIAAVIIVVLAALFIYGAATNDAYGWGTYGNYLFDSRILSGVGYTLALTVLSMTIAIVLGVLLAIMRLSPNPVLRGTAWVYLWIFRGTPVYVQLVFWGLFPAIYKQIDLGIPFVHQFVSLDIQTLNAAFLFAVIGLGLNEAAYMAEIVRAGVSSVGEGQTEASVALGMSWSQTMRRTVLPQAMRVIIPPTGNELISMLKTTSLVAAVPLTLDLYGRQRDISGVIFEPIPLLLVASTWYLAITSVLMVGQFYVERYYAKGATRALTARQLKTMADGAATAPGGAAAPAGGEKS; encoded by the coding sequence ATGACGACACCGCAGATCGCAACCACACCGGCCGACGACCCCGAACCGATCAAGGCGGTGCCACTGCGTCGGCCCGGCCAGTGGATCGCGGCGGTCATCATCGTCGTCCTGGCTGCTCTGTTCATCTACGGCGCGGCGACCAACGACGCCTACGGGTGGGGCACCTACGGCAACTACCTCTTCGACTCTCGGATCCTGTCGGGTGTCGGCTACACCCTCGCGCTGACGGTGCTGTCGATGACGATCGCGATCGTCCTCGGCGTCCTGCTGGCGATCATGCGCCTGAGTCCCAACCCCGTTCTGCGCGGAACGGCGTGGGTGTACCTGTGGATCTTCCGCGGCACCCCGGTCTACGTGCAGCTGGTGTTCTGGGGCCTGTTCCCGGCGATCTACAAACAGATCGACCTCGGCATCCCGTTCGTCCACCAGTTCGTCTCGCTCGACATCCAGACCCTCAACGCGGCTTTCCTTTTCGCGGTCATCGGACTCGGGCTCAACGAGGCCGCCTACATGGCCGAGATCGTGCGGGCCGGTGTGTCGTCCGTGGGTGAGGGACAGACCGAGGCCTCGGTGGCCCTGGGCATGTCGTGGTCGCAGACCATGCGTCGTACGGTCCTGCCGCAGGCGATGCGGGTGATCATCCCGCCCACCGGCAACGAACTGATCAGCATGCTCAAGACCACGAGCCTCGTGGCCGCGGTCCCGCTCACGCTCGATCTGTACGGTCGCCAGCGCGACATCTCCGGAGTGATCTTCGAGCCGATCCCACTGCTGCTCGTCGCCTCGACCTGGTACCTCGCCATCACCAGCGTCCTGATGGTCGGCCAGTTCTACGTCGAGCGGTACTACGCCAAGGGTGCGACACGGGCGCTCACCGCGCGGCAACTCAAGACGATGGCCGACGGCGCCGCCACCGCGCCGGGCGGCGCCGCGGCACCGGCCGGGGGAGAGAAATCATGA
- a CDS encoding isocitrate/isopropylmalate dehydrogenase family protein: MPDNARRIGVLVGDGIGVEIVPAAVAVADAAAHAEGIEIDWCELPFGAAAIESHDDPVPPETLSALDDLGLWLVGPHDSASYPAQHSARTPGAVLRTRYGLFANLRPAKAFSGVPAVKPDIDVLIVRENSEGLYADRNMAVGSGEFMPTADVALSVGLVTRAASERIARVAFAAAADRAAPGRPGRVTIVHKANVLRLTTGLFRDVCREVATEFAEIEVTEQHVDAMAALLVRRPADFDVIVTENLFGDILSDLAGELAGSLGIAGSVNCSETQVMAQATHGAAPDIAGRDVANPVAMIASVAMGFRRYGLMTDDAALIAVAGRMESAVADTLATSVATADLGGTASTTRFAAAVAQQVVRTRVEGAAGTSEHT, from the coding sequence ATGCCCGACAACGCCAGACGGATCGGTGTTCTCGTCGGCGACGGCATCGGCGTGGAGATCGTGCCGGCCGCGGTCGCCGTCGCCGATGCCGCCGCACATGCGGAGGGAATCGAGATCGATTGGTGTGAGCTGCCTTTCGGTGCCGCGGCCATCGAATCCCACGACGACCCGGTCCCGCCGGAAACCCTGTCGGCGCTCGACGATCTGGGTCTGTGGCTCGTCGGACCGCACGACTCCGCGTCGTATCCGGCGCAGCACAGCGCCCGCACTCCGGGCGCGGTCCTGCGAACCCGCTACGGACTGTTCGCCAATCTGCGTCCTGCCAAGGCATTTTCGGGGGTACCGGCAGTCAAGCCCGACATCGATGTGCTGATCGTGCGGGAGAACTCCGAGGGCCTCTACGCCGATCGCAACATGGCCGTCGGCAGCGGAGAGTTCATGCCGACCGCCGACGTCGCACTCTCGGTCGGACTGGTCACGCGTGCCGCCAGCGAGCGCATCGCGCGCGTGGCCTTCGCCGCCGCAGCCGACCGTGCCGCGCCGGGACGCCCCGGACGGGTGACGATCGTGCACAAAGCGAACGTACTCCGACTGACCACGGGACTTTTCCGGGACGTGTGCCGGGAGGTGGCGACCGAGTTCGCGGAGATCGAGGTCACCGAACAGCACGTAGACGCGATGGCGGCGCTACTCGTCCGACGCCCCGCCGACTTCGACGTCATCGTCACCGAGAACCTGTTCGGCGACATCCTGTCGGACCTCGCCGGTGAGCTGGCCGGGTCACTGGGCATCGCCGGGTCGGTCAACTGTTCGGAGACCCAGGTGATGGCACAGGCGACCCATGGCGCCGCCCCGGACATCGCCGGCCGCGACGTCGCCAACCCGGTCGCGATGATCGCCTCGGTCGCGATGGGCTTCCGGCGGTACGGACTGATGACCGATGACGCGGCACTGATCGCCGTGGCGGGCCGAATGGAGTCCGCGGTCGCCGACACCCTCGCAACGTCGGTCGCCACTGCGGACCTGGGCGGCACCGCATCGACGACCCGGTTCGCGGCTGCGGTGGCACAGCAGGTCGTCCGGACCCGCGTCGAAGGGGCGGCCGGCACATCCGAACACACATGA
- a CDS encoding glycosyltransferase family 2 protein, protein MGEEKITDGEKTAVSGIWDHLSTKTRRPTVSVVVPAMNEARNLPHVAARMPPDIDEIVFVDGHSVDDTVAVGRSLWPDAVHLTQSRRGKGNALACGFEAASGDIIVMIDADGSTDPQEITRYVAALVDGADFAKGSRFVAGGGSADITRVRRVGNWGLNSIVNTLFECRFTDLCYGYNAFWRHCLDVMQLPPTRDSLPHWGDGFEIETLINVRVAVNGMQIAEVHSFEANRIHGESNLNAVSDGMRVLRTIGQEFRHQRRAGGMRGATEDLSVVRSELGAHGDTGWVSPGHVG, encoded by the coding sequence ATGGGGGAAGAAAAGATTACCGACGGTGAAAAAACCGCCGTTTCCGGTATTTGGGATCATCTGTCGACGAAAACGCGTCGTCCGACGGTTTCAGTGGTGGTACCCGCGATGAATGAGGCGAGGAATCTCCCGCACGTCGCGGCCAGAATGCCACCCGACATAGACGAGATCGTCTTCGTCGATGGTCATTCGGTGGACGACACCGTGGCCGTCGGTCGTTCACTCTGGCCGGATGCTGTGCACCTGACCCAATCTCGACGAGGTAAGGGCAACGCGCTGGCCTGCGGTTTCGAGGCGGCTTCCGGTGACATCATCGTGATGATCGATGCTGACGGGAGCACGGATCCGCAAGAGATCACCCGGTACGTCGCGGCGCTCGTCGACGGTGCCGACTTCGCCAAGGGGTCGCGCTTCGTCGCCGGCGGCGGCAGCGCGGACATCACGAGGGTTCGGCGTGTCGGGAACTGGGGGCTCAACAGCATCGTCAACACGCTGTTCGAATGCCGGTTCACTGATTTGTGCTACGGCTACAACGCTTTCTGGCGTCACTGCCTCGATGTCATGCAGCTTCCCCCGACACGGGATTCGCTGCCTCATTGGGGCGATGGATTCGAGATCGAAACGCTGATCAATGTGCGCGTTGCCGTGAACGGAATGCAGATCGCGGAGGTGCACAGTTTCGAGGCCAACCGTATTCACGGCGAGAGCAATCTGAACGCGGTGAGTGACGGAATGAGGGTGCTGCGCACAATCGGTCAAGAATTCAGGCATCAGCGCAGGGCAGGCGGCATGCGGGGCGCCACCGAGGACTTGTCCGTCGTGCGCAGTGAGCTCGGTGCGCACGGCGACACAGGGTGGGTGTCACCCGGCCATGTCGGCTGA
- a CDS encoding glycosyltransferase family 2 protein: MVDNGQVVRRPGLAPIRRTQGDGHDWDGAVWVGQIDADQIDTTTTELLDGAGFRSARLLVWREGRPLGFVQLAVEDGAVDGSVLRELAHALPEPPALPQPVSRPGVSVVICTRDRPEHLGRLLASLATLDYPEFEVIVVDNNPASGLTPPVVDDFPTLSVRVVDAVGQGLSIARNVGVRTAGHDLIAFTDDDVVIDPNWLSRLVIGFERDDAVACVCGMVPSAEVMTPSQAYFDSRVGWAQRWEPALFGMTEHAVDDGLFPLRVSEFGTGANFAVRKDTVIGLGGFDEALGAGSAAGGGEDIDIFVRVLLAGRLLAREPSAIVWHSHRETVAELEKQMYNYGVGLSAVICKMLVHPRTAVLVAKRLVGGVRHLGATTEVVHGPAVAAEPALTELRRRELAGVMRGPWELLKGRLAGRVGSPLKVTPGLRGVLDFRRGQMWGDEGNTILAGRLATASVWLGLIGCLAAPTVLPALLQVTAVTAFVLSGPGSLLMSFGQLPLYARLSLIPVLGLAVCIIATTGLLMAGFWHPSIVLALLGSATMIGGLGRGVFLASTVERT; the protein is encoded by the coding sequence ATGGTCGACAACGGACAGGTGGTCCGGCGTCCGGGTCTTGCGCCGATCAGGCGAACCCAGGGAGACGGTCACGATTGGGACGGTGCAGTCTGGGTCGGACAGATCGACGCCGACCAGATCGACACCACAACAACAGAACTGCTCGACGGCGCCGGATTTCGGAGCGCGAGATTGCTGGTCTGGCGAGAGGGACGCCCCCTCGGGTTCGTCCAACTCGCGGTGGAGGACGGGGCCGTCGACGGCTCGGTTCTCCGCGAACTCGCTCACGCCCTGCCCGAGCCGCCCGCGTTGCCGCAGCCGGTCTCCCGGCCCGGCGTGTCGGTGGTGATCTGCACCCGGGATCGGCCGGAGCATCTCGGCCGCCTGCTGGCAAGCCTCGCCACACTCGACTACCCCGAGTTCGAGGTCATCGTCGTGGACAACAATCCTGCGAGTGGGCTGACGCCACCGGTCGTCGACGACTTTCCGACGCTGTCGGTCCGGGTGGTCGATGCAGTCGGCCAAGGACTTTCGATAGCCCGGAACGTCGGAGTCCGCACTGCCGGCCACGACCTCATCGCGTTCACCGACGACGATGTGGTCATCGACCCGAACTGGCTGTCCCGCCTCGTGATCGGTTTCGAGCGCGACGACGCAGTCGCCTGCGTGTGCGGGATGGTGCCCTCGGCAGAGGTGATGACCCCGTCGCAGGCCTATTTCGATTCCAGGGTGGGTTGGGCGCAGCGATGGGAACCTGCCCTCTTCGGCATGACCGAACACGCGGTAGACGATGGCCTCTTCCCGCTGCGGGTGTCCGAGTTCGGTACCGGCGCGAACTTCGCGGTGCGCAAGGACACCGTGATCGGACTCGGCGGGTTCGACGAGGCGTTGGGTGCGGGGTCGGCGGCGGGCGGCGGTGAGGACATCGACATCTTCGTTCGAGTCCTGCTCGCCGGCCGTCTGCTGGCGAGAGAGCCGTCGGCGATCGTGTGGCACAGCCATCGCGAGACCGTCGCCGAACTCGAGAAGCAGATGTACAACTACGGCGTCGGGCTGAGCGCGGTGATCTGCAAGATGCTCGTCCATCCACGGACCGCGGTGCTGGTGGCGAAGCGACTTGTCGGGGGAGTCCGTCATCTCGGCGCGACCACCGAGGTCGTACACGGGCCCGCGGTTGCTGCCGAGCCTGCATTGACCGAACTGCGCCGTCGAGAGTTGGCCGGGGTCATGCGCGGGCCGTGGGAACTCCTGAAAGGTAGGCTCGCGGGCCGCGTCGGGTCTCCGCTCAAGGTGACGCCAGGTCTGCGCGGCGTACTCGACTTCCGCCGAGGCCAGATGTGGGGCGACGAGGGCAACACCATCCTGGCGGGTCGACTCGCCACCGCATCCGTATGGCTGGGGCTCATCGGGTGCCTCGCAGCCCCGACCGTTCTGCCGGCCCTCTTGCAGGTGACCGCCGTGACCGCCTTTGTCCTGTCGGGCCCCGGGAGTCTGTTGATGTCGTTCGGTCAGTTGCCCCTGTACGCACGTCTGTCGCTCATCCCGGTACTCGGCCTCGCGGTCTGCATCATCGCGACAACAGGTCTGTTGATGGCAGGTTTCTGGCATCCGTCGATCGTTCTGGCGCTGCTGGGATCGGCGACGATGATCGGTGGTCTCGGTCGCGGTGTCTTCCTCGCCTCCACGGTGGAACGCACATGA
- a CDS encoding lipopolysaccharide biosynthesis protein, with product MQRDAVLVAVASITNAALGAVFWGFAAKYVTPSELGVMTAVLAVITAVGSVIATGIGDAYTAVLPAVGRGRPAVYRRGLWLSSVLSLTVGGLSGLLTICVLSEVRGEYAVAVIITIGVFALSAYGLQNATLIAIGRANWTPSANMVVGVAKIVLLVVFSFTIAWQSVPLAVGVASLGMVVILRPMIRRIVDDADGLPTHGSISESTAMSEFHRVVTRTIALSGLNLGVLTLAPFLVTMFAGPDEGARFALVFSIVATLDFIGASMAVSLVVHASSEPESAAAMAKKILIRAGAVTGLGAVGLAVVVPQALHLLNPAYGTAETLAVVIVLCAGSIMRLPYLVWAALQQSRRRLRAPLVFSGATAILLFAMMPGFCESLGAVGGAWVILIHQVVLTIAAGTLVLVTRLRGKSHSQHEELVPRHNGK from the coding sequence GTGCAACGCGACGCAGTTCTCGTCGCCGTTGCCTCGATCACCAATGCCGCTCTGGGAGCAGTGTTCTGGGGTTTCGCCGCGAAGTATGTGACGCCGTCCGAGCTGGGTGTGATGACGGCAGTGCTCGCCGTCATCACCGCAGTCGGCTCCGTCATCGCGACCGGAATCGGCGACGCCTACACCGCGGTGTTACCGGCGGTCGGGCGTGGTCGGCCTGCGGTGTACCGGCGTGGCCTGTGGTTGTCCTCTGTCCTGTCCCTCACCGTAGGTGGTCTCAGCGGGCTGCTGACGATCTGCGTGCTGTCGGAGGTGCGCGGGGAGTACGCCGTGGCAGTCATCATCACGATCGGCGTCTTCGCGCTGTCCGCCTACGGTCTGCAGAACGCCACGCTGATAGCGATCGGGCGGGCGAACTGGACTCCGTCGGCGAATATGGTGGTCGGCGTCGCCAAGATCGTTCTGCTGGTGGTGTTCTCGTTCACGATCGCATGGCAGAGTGTCCCGCTGGCGGTGGGTGTCGCGTCGCTGGGCATGGTCGTGATCCTGCGTCCGATGATCCGGCGGATCGTCGACGACGCAGACGGATTGCCCACGCACGGTTCGATCTCCGAGAGCACTGCGATGTCGGAGTTCCACCGGGTGGTCACCAGGACCATCGCGCTGTCCGGGCTGAATCTCGGTGTGCTCACACTCGCCCCGTTTCTCGTCACGATGTTCGCCGGACCGGATGAAGGTGCCCGTTTCGCACTCGTCTTCTCCATCGTCGCCACCCTTGACTTCATCGGCGCGTCGATGGCGGTCTCACTGGTGGTACACGCATCGAGCGAGCCCGAATCGGCTGCGGCAATGGCGAAGAAGATCCTCATCCGCGCGGGAGCGGTGACCGGACTCGGCGCCGTCGGACTGGCTGTGGTGGTTCCGCAGGCGCTTCATCTGCTGAACCCCGCGTACGGGACGGCCGAGACTCTCGCGGTTGTCATCGTCCTCTGTGCCGGATCGATCATGCGCCTGCCCTACCTCGTGTGGGCCGCCCTGCAACAGTCCCGACGCCGGCTCCGCGCGCCGCTGGTGTTCAGCGGGGCCACCGCGATTCTCCTGTTCGCGATGATGCCCGGCTTCTGCGAATCGCTCGGCGCGGTCGGTGGTGCATGGGTCATCTTGATCCATCAGGTGGTGCTCACAATCGCCGCGGGGACCTTGGTGCTGGTCACCCGTCTCAGGGGCAAATCGCACTCTCAGCACGAGGAGCTTGTTCCTCGGCACAACGGAAAGTAG
- a CDS encoding amino acid ABC transporter ATP-binding protein gives MTSGDLSNGTPMVLAERVCKSFGSVQVLNGISLEVARGEVLCLIGPSGSGKSTFLRCVNHLEVVNAGRLYVDGDLIGYRERSGKLYEMSAKDAATQRRDIGMVFQHFNLFSHRTALENVIEAPMRVKRQKKAEAVEKARYLLDRVGLSDRADAYPAQLSGGQQQRVAIARALAMDPKLMLFDEPTSALDPELVGDVLNVMRELAASGMTMMVVTHEMGFAREVADQLVFMDAGVVVEKGDPRELLANPQEERTKAFLSKLL, from the coding sequence ATGACATCAGGAGATCTGTCCAACGGCACGCCGATGGTGCTCGCCGAACGTGTATGCAAGAGTTTCGGCTCGGTGCAGGTCCTCAACGGCATCTCACTGGAGGTCGCGCGTGGCGAGGTGCTGTGCCTCATCGGACCCTCGGGGTCGGGCAAGTCGACGTTCCTGCGGTGCGTCAACCATCTCGAGGTCGTCAACGCCGGGCGGCTCTATGTCGACGGTGACCTGATCGGTTACCGCGAGCGCAGCGGCAAGCTCTACGAGATGAGCGCCAAAGACGCCGCCACCCAACGCCGTGACATCGGCATGGTGTTTCAGCATTTCAACCTGTTTTCGCACCGCACAGCCCTCGAGAACGTGATCGAGGCGCCGATGCGGGTGAAGAGGCAGAAGAAGGCCGAGGCCGTCGAGAAGGCGCGGTATCTGCTGGACCGGGTCGGGTTGTCCGACCGGGCCGACGCCTACCCGGCCCAGCTGTCGGGCGGCCAGCAGCAGCGCGTCGCCATCGCCCGCGCATTGGCGATGGACCCCAAGCTCATGCTCTTCGACGAGCCGACCTCGGCGCTCGACCCCGAACTCGTCGGCGATGTCCTCAATGTGATGCGTGAGCTCGCCGCGTCGGGCATGACGATGATGGTGGTCACCCACGAGATGGGGTTCGCGCGGGAGGTCGCCGATCAGCTGGTCTTCATGGACGCCGGCGTCGTCGTCGAGAAGGGCGACCCGCGGGAGCTGCTCGCCAATCCTCAGGAGGAGCGAACCAAGGCGTTCCTGTCGAAGCTGCTCTGA
- a CDS encoding class I SAM-dependent methyltransferase produces MTSFVQPTQKSADEFAERFFASVLATAETMSVYLGDRLGWYRCLVDHGPMTAEDLAGRTATDSRYAREWLEMQGAFGILDCDLSGDAARFGISAGVAEVLTDSASLSYLGPLPRMFAASMRRLPELLDAYRNGGGVSWEELGADARECQAALNRPWFESRLAPALAGVAHLHARLSRPGTRIADIGFGAGYSTIALALAYPEATFVGLDIDEASVRMAQDNAAAAGVADRVRFLIADGDEAGTHGPFDAAFAFECLHDMPRPVEVLAAVRESLAPGAPMIVMDEAVSDEFAGPADDLDKIMYGFSLFVCLPDSMSSPPSAATGTVLRTSTLREYARDAGYQGVEVLPIDDFSFFRFYELAT; encoded by the coding sequence ATGACCAGTTTTGTTCAACCAACGCAGAAGTCCGCGGACGAGTTCGCGGAACGATTCTTCGCCTCGGTCCTGGCAACCGCGGAGACCATGAGCGTCTATCTCGGTGACCGGCTCGGTTGGTATCGCTGCCTCGTCGACCACGGGCCCATGACGGCAGAGGACCTCGCGGGACGGACTGCAACCGACTCCCGGTATGCCCGCGAGTGGCTCGAGATGCAAGGCGCCTTCGGCATTCTCGACTGTGATCTCTCCGGCGATGCCGCCCGGTTCGGCATCTCCGCCGGGGTCGCGGAGGTACTCACCGATTCGGCCAGCCTGTCGTACCTGGGTCCGTTGCCGCGGATGTTCGCGGCGTCGATGCGCCGGCTGCCCGAGTTGCTCGACGCCTATCGGAACGGTGGCGGTGTCAGCTGGGAAGAACTCGGCGCCGACGCCCGCGAATGCCAGGCGGCGCTGAACCGGCCGTGGTTCGAGTCCAGGCTCGCCCCCGCGCTGGCCGGCGTCGCCCATCTGCACGCAAGGCTCTCCCGCCCAGGTACCCGGATCGCCGACATCGGTTTCGGCGCCGGTTACTCGACCATCGCTCTCGCCCTGGCCTACCCGGAAGCCACCTTCGTCGGCCTCGACATCGACGAGGCGTCGGTGCGGATGGCCCAGGACAACGCTGCCGCCGCCGGTGTCGCCGACCGGGTGCGGTTCCTCATCGCCGACGGGGACGAAGCCGGCACGCACGGACCCTTCGACGCCGCGTTCGCATTCGAGTGTCTGCACGACATGCCCCGCCCCGTCGAGGTGCTCGCCGCGGTCCGCGAATCTCTGGCTCCGGGAGCTCCGATGATCGTGATGGACGAGGCGGTGTCAGACGAATTCGCCGGTCCTGCTGACGATCTCGACAAGATCATGTACGGGTTCTCACTCTTCGTGTGCCTCCCCGACTCGATGAGCTCACCGCCGTCGGCGGCCACCGGGACGGTCTTGCGCACATCGACGCTGCGGGAGTATGCCCGCGACGCCGGGTACCAGGGCGTCGAGGTCCTGCCGATCGACGACTTCAGCTTCTTCCGTTTCTACGAGCTCGCCACGTAG
- a CDS encoding class I SAM-dependent methyltransferase: MAPNQEESPQSAPNRTPRILGDVDSTTSDRASRWWWDHDADNYHVEHGEFLGTYAEGGDFVWCPEGVRESQARLLGEIAGRDILEIGCGSAPCARWLAANGAHAVGVDLSRRMLGIGLDAMAAEGVRVPLIQATAEALPFAPESFDAACSAFGAIPFVADSAGVMAEVARVLKPGGRWVFAVNHPMRWMFLDDPGPEGLTVRIPYFNRTPYTETDSNGALTYVEHHRTIGDRVRELRAAGFILDDIIEPEWPDGFDREWGQWSPLRGSYFPGTAIFCSHKAG, from the coding sequence ATGGCCCCCAACCAGGAGGAATCTCCGCAATCGGCACCCAACCGGACCCCGCGAATCCTGGGTGACGTCGACTCCACGACCAGCGACCGTGCCAGCAGATGGTGGTGGGACCACGACGCCGACAACTACCACGTCGAGCACGGCGAATTCCTCGGCACCTACGCCGAGGGCGGCGACTTCGTGTGGTGCCCGGAGGGAGTGCGCGAATCGCAGGCGCGGCTACTCGGTGAGATCGCGGGTCGCGACATCCTCGAGATCGGGTGTGGGTCGGCGCCGTGCGCGCGGTGGCTCGCCGCGAACGGTGCTCACGCGGTGGGCGTCGACCTGTCGCGTCGCATGCTCGGCATCGGCCTCGACGCGATGGCAGCCGAGGGGGTGCGCGTCCCGCTGATCCAGGCCACGGCCGAGGCACTGCCGTTCGCCCCGGAGTCGTTCGACGCCGCCTGCTCGGCGTTCGGCGCCATCCCGTTCGTCGCCGATTCGGCCGGGGTGATGGCCGAGGTGGCTCGCGTCTTGAAGCCCGGCGGCCGTTGGGTTTTCGCCGTGAACCATCCGATGCGCTGGATGTTCCTCGACGATCCGGGACCCGAGGGACTCACGGTGCGCATCCCGTACTTCAACCGCACGCCATACACCGAGACCGACTCGAACGGCGCACTCACCTACGTCGAGCACCATCGCACCATCGGCGATCGGGTACGCGAGCTGCGCGCAGCAGGCTTCATCCTCGACGACATCATCGAACCGGAGTGGCCGGACGGCTTCGACCGGGAATGGGGACAGTGGAGTCCGTTGCGCGGCAGCTACTTTCCCGGAACAGCGATCTTCTGCAGTCACAAAGCCGGGTGA